The nucleotide sequence CATCCTGCTGGCGCTGCACCCCGACCTCGTGCGTCCGGACCTGGCCGAGGCGGGCTATCAGGGGGAGCTCTCGCGTGAGGCCTTCGACCGCATGATCCGCGACGGCTTCGACACGGTCTCGCCCAACGGCATCCTGGGCGATGCGCGCGGCGCCACGGCCGCGCTCGGCGAGGCGTTGATCGACGCGCTCGCCGACTTCATCGCGGACGGGTTCGGCGCAGCCGCCTCGGAGGCGGCATGAGCCGCGGGAGGCGGTGGGCCATCGCGCACGGAACGGGGTGGATCGCCTGTGCGGCGCTCGTCCTGTCGCCCCAGGGCGTGTCCGCCCAGGATTTCGGGATCGGGGCGCTGTTCGAGAAGGCGCGCGGCATCGCGCTCGCGTTCCAGTTCGGTGAGCTGCAGAGCGGCAACCTGGAGTCCGACGACTCGTGTCCTCTGGGCGCCGTATGCGGCGCGTCGGCGGAGCTGCTGATCGATCTTGCGGACTTCGGCGGGGACGTGTCGGTCGAGCTGGGGCTCTCGGCGAGCTACTGGCGCGGTTTCCGCTCGTCCGACCCACGGCTCGACCTGCGCGGCTCCGTGCGCAACTTCCCGACCATCGCCGCCTACATGTCCAAGGACCTGGATCCGTGGTCCCCGTACGCCGGCTTGTCGTTCGGGCTGTCGGACCTGTGGAACGCGCAGGCGTACGACGCCGACGGCGCGGTCTATCCCCTGGACGGCCAGACCTTCGACTGGAGCGCCGTCGCGGGTCTGGGCTACGGGCTCGGGCCGGCGATCGTGATCTCGGAGATCCGCTACGCCTGGCGCACGTTCTCCAGCCTGACGTGGACCCTGCCGGGCGGGAGCGAGGTGCTGCCGGCGGGCTTCCCGCGGTCCCTTGAATTGAGCGGATTCAAGATGAGCGTGGGGCTCCAGTTCCAGTTCCAGGACGCGAGCTGAGCCGACGCAGCAGATGCTGCGATCGGCGAGGTCGAAGTCCTTCAAGCGCGAACGATTCGCGGGCGCGGAGAGGTCGCTCCGACTCCCGCACAGGTCGGTAGGCACACTCCCGACAGAGCGTTCCGAGCGGAACCGCTATCCATCACCGGTCCCCTTCGGTACACTCGATCCGGAGTCTCTCGAATGCGCTCCCTTCGCAGCGTATGTCTTGCGGTCCTCGCCCTCGGTCTCGCCGCCCCCCTCGCGGCACAGAGCGGAAACGGGCCCTGGATGGTGCGGATCCGTGCCCTCTCCCTGACGCCCGCCGACCAGTCCGATGCCATCCCGTCGCTCAACGTGCCCGCGGACGCGATCACGGTGAGCTCCAAGGTCTTCCCGGAGATCGATATCGTCCGCTTCTTCGGCCCCCACTTCGCCGCAGAGCTCGTGCTCACCTATCCGCAGGAGCACGACGTGGAGTTGAGCGGCACGAAGATCGGCACCTTCAAGCATCTGCCGCCGACGCTGCTGGCCCAGTACCACCTCCTCGCGGAGGGACGGCTGCGTCCCTACGTGGGTGCCGGCGTCAACCTCACGTTGATCTCCGACGTCGACCTGAACGTGCCCGGCGTCGGTGCGCTCGACCTGGAGGACAGCTCCGTCGGTTGGGCCGTGCAAGCGGGCGCCGACGTGGCCCTCCAGGAGGGCTTCTTCCTCAACGTGGACGTCAAGAAGGTCGCCATCGGATCGGACGTGCTGGCGGGCGGCTCCGCCGTGTCTGCCGTGAAGGTGGATCCGTGGCTGATCAGCGTCGGCCTGGGCCTGCGCTTCTGAACCACCGGGTCGTCCCGTGTGCCAGCCCCGGGCCCGAGCGGGTCCGGGGCTCCACGCATCCGGCGTCGCCCTCGACGGAGGCGGCGCGAACCGTCATCCTTCGCGCAGCCGACGGTGTGGGAGCACCACCGCTCCGATGCCGCTCCATCGCCTCCGCCCCGCTCTCCTCATGGCGCAGGTCGTCACCGCCACCTACCGCGATCCCGCTCGCGCCGAGGCTGCCCTGGCGCTCCTCGAAGCCCACGGGATCCCGCGCGCGCACGTCCGGGTGGAGACGACCCGCTTCGACCTCTCCCCGCAGCCCGGGCTGTCGGGCGTCACGGGGGCGCCTTCGTTCGCGCTCGTCGGCGCCGGCGTGGGCGGCGCGATCGGAGGGCTGGTGGGTCTGGGCGTCTCGCTGGGGTGGATTCCGCTGGCGAATCCCGGGCTGCTCGGCACGCTGTGGTTCGCCGCCGTCGCGCGCGGCATCATCGGTGGCGGCGGGCTGGGGCTGATCGTGGGCTTCGTCCTCGGGCTCGGGTACTGGGGCGCCGAGGAGGAGCCGGCCGCGCGACCCGATCTGACGCCGGTGACGCTGCTGAGCGTGGAGCACCCCGATTCCCGGGTCCAGGCACGGACCCTCCTCTGGAAGACCGGCGCGGACCAGATCTCGGGGTAGCGGATGCAGTCCGGGGAAGCGGCCGGGGCCCCCGATGCCGTGGGATGGATCCGGCGCGCCTGCCCGAGGCGCGGACCGCCGTGCGCCCGGCTCCGCCTCAGGCGTCGGCGCCGCCCAGGATGCGGGCCAGCGTCGCCAGGTCGATGTTGCCCCCCGACACCACCGCCACCACCCGCCCGGGACCGGCCCGCCCGGAGAGGGCCGCGGCCACCGCCGCCGCCCCCGCGCCCTCCGCCACCACCCGGTTGCGCTCCACGAGGAGGCGGACGGCCGCGGCCACGTCCGCGAGCGGCGAGACGATCGAGCCGGCCAGGACGCTGCGGGCGAGCGGCCACATCTCCGGCAACACGCCGCGGGAGCCGATCCCGTCCACGAAGCTCGGCACCCACTCCACCCCCTGGGGCGACCCGGCCGCGAGGGACGCGGCGAACGGGGCGGCCGTCTCCACCTCGGCGGCGTAGACCGGTGTGCCCGGCTTGAGCGCCTGGACGGCACAGGCGATCCCGCAGCTCAGGGCACCACCCCCGTAGGCGACCACGACGGCGTCGACGTCCGGCAGATCCTCCACGATCTCCAACCCGATGGTGGCGTTGCCGGCGAGCACGCGCGGATCGCTCACGGGATGCACGAAGTAGCCGTCCACGTCGGGATGGCCGTGCTCGACCAGCACCTGCCACCACTCCGCGAACGGCTTGGGGATGGTCTCCCCCCCGAGCCGGGCGATGGCATCCAGCTTGGTGCGCGGCGCGCTCTCCGGGACGACCACCCGACAGGGCACGCCCAGTCGGCGGGCATTCCACGCCACGCCCTGTGCCATGTTGCCGGCCGATGCGGTGTAGACGCCGTCCTGGAGTCGGTCGCGCGGGGCGCTCGCCAACGCGTTGCTGGCGCCGCGCAGCTTGAACGAGCCGATGGGCTGCAGGTTCTCGAGCTTGAGCCACACCTCGGCGGGACCGCCTTCGGCGTTGAGTCGAACGAGAGGGGTGCGCACCGCTGCGCCCGCGATCCGGTCGCGGGCGAGGTGGATCTCCTCCAGGGGCACGGGTTCGAGCGGCTTCATGGCGCGAACATGCCGGGCGCCCGGTGACCGAGTCAAACGAGCCTCCGCGGCTGCGCGAGTGGAGGGCAATCCGTACGTTGAGCGTCCCGTCCCCGAACGCTCTCGAGATGCATGCACCGTCGGCTCCGGTTCCGACCCGCGTTCCTCGGCTTCGCGCTCCCCGCCATCCTGGGCGCGTGCGGCGACGCCGTGCCGCCACCCGCACCGGGCGATCCCCTGCCGGGCCTGGAGGCCGGCGCCCTGGAGGCCTTCCAGGCCGGGCGCGCGCTCTTCGACCGGGACTTCACGGAGGTGGAGGGGCTCGGCCCCCTGTTCAACCAGCGGCGCTGCTCGTCCTGCCACGACGTGCCCACCCTGGGGGGCAGCGGGGTGGAGGCGGTGCGGAAGGCCACGCGCTGGGAGGACGACCGCTGCGACCTGCTGCGGGCACAGGGAGGCGACAACCTGCAGGCGCGGGCCACGGCGGCGTTGTCCGCCCACGGCATCCTGCGGGAGGACCGCCCCGCGGAGGCCACGGCGGCCGTGGATCTGGCGGCGCCCGCCCTCTACGGGCTCGGGCTCGTGGACCGCATCCCCGAGGCGGCGTTGCTGGCGGGGGAGGACCCCGAGGATGCGAATGGCGATGGGATCCGGGGCCGTGCCGCCCGCGACGCCGCAGGCCGCGTGCTGCGCTTCGGACGCAAAGGGGACGCGCCGGATCTGCGGGGCTTCATCGCCGGCGCGCTGATCGAGGAGATGGGGCTGACGACCGCCGAGCACCCCGCGGAGCGGGGCCCGAACGGCGCTGCGCTACCGGACGGCGTCGACCCGGCGCCGGATCCCGAGGTGCCGGACGCCAGCCTCGACCTGCTCGTCGCGTACGTGTCCGGCCTGGCGCCCGTCGCGCCGGAGCGGCTGGAGACCCGCGCGGCCGCCGACACCGTGCGGGCCGGGGAAGCCGTCTTCGAGGCGATCGGATGCGCCTCGTGCCATCGGCCCGAGCTCCAGACCGGTCCGGATCCGGATCCCGTGTGGGATGAACGACCGGTCCGCCTGTATTCCGATCTGCTGCTCCACGACCTGGGCCCCGAGCGGGCGGGGATCTGTGGAGCCGACGCGGGCCCCAGCGAGGTGCGCACGGCGCCGCTGATGGGACTGCGCCTGCGCCCGTCCCTGCTCCACGATGCGTCCACCCAGCGCCTGGAGGGTGCGCTGACCGTCCATGGCGGCGAGGCCGCGAACGCGCGCGCGCGCTTCCTGACCCTCGACCCGGAGCGCCGCTCGGCTCTCCTCCGTTTCCTGTCCACGTTGTAGACTGCGCACAGACGATCGGGTATCCACCGGGAGGCTCCCATGCGTGTCCACCGCTTCACATTCCTGCTCTGCGCGCTGACCGTCCTGCCAGGTGCGTCGCTCCTGCACGCCCAGGACACGTCCGCGGCGGAGTGGCCGCCCGTGGCCACCTTCTCGATCCTGGGCTACGACTCGGCGACCGGGGAGGTCGGCGTGGCGGTGCAGTCGCGCGTCTTCTCCGTGGGCAACGGCGTCGTCTGGGGCGAGGCCGGTGTGGGCGTGGTGGCCACCCAGGCCATCGTGGACGTCAGCTACGGACCGCAGGCGCTCGAGCTGCTGCGGCAGGGGCTCAGCCCGGAGGAGGTCGTGCGGCGTGTGTGGGAGGGGGATCCCGATCCCCGGCCCGGGGACTGGACCAAGCAGGGGCGGCAGTTCTCCGTGATGAGCGCGGACGGGCGGGTGGCCACCTACACCGGGCCGGAGGCGAGCGAGTGGGCGGGACACCGGATCGGCCGCTGGTGCTCCGCGCAGGGCAACATCCTGGCGGGTCCCGAGGTGGTCGACGGCATGGTCCGCGCGTTCGAAGAGACGGAGGGTCACCTCTCCCTTCGTCTGCAGGCTGCGCTGGAAGCCGGTCAGGCCGCCGGGGGCGACCGGCGGGGGATGCAGTCGGCGGCCATGCTGATCGTCAAGGAGGACGGCGGCGTCTGGCTCAACAACGACGTGGTGCTGCGCCTGCAGGTGGACGACGCCGAGCAGCCGCTCGCGGAGCTCCGGCGCCTGGTGGAGATGGCCGCGGCGCAGCGGGAGCGGATCCAGCGCTCGCGCCGCTGAGTCGTGTGTTCAAGGAGCGGTCCCGTCGGGATCCTGGCGGGACCGCCCGCCGATCCGCTCAGGGCACCCGCGTCCACACCAGGACCGCTCCACAGGGGTCGTTGAAGCGGCCCGGGACCCCGCCCCGGTAGACCTCGATGCCCTCGATGTGGGCGGGGTCGAGGATCAGGTCGTAGACCCGGATCTGGGACTTCACGCCGTCCAGGAACAAGGACGGATCGCACATGCCGCCCTGGCGCAGGGACACGGCGTTGCGGAAGACCACCCGCGCTCCGCTCACGCCGTCCTGGATGACGCTCACACCGGGCAGCCCGTCGAGGAGCTCGGTGACGTCGCGGATCCGGCGCTCCTCGACGTCCTCACGGGTGAAGAACACGCCACCCGAGCCCCCGGCCCGGCGTAGATAGAACCCGCGTGTCTCCAGCACGCGGGAGCGGACCGTCACCGTGAGCGGGGCCAGCTCGACCGGCTCGACCGCCAGCGGCACGCTCACCTGCAGGGACTCGTCGTCGCGCAGCTCGAGGGTGTCGGTGCGCGAGGTGTAGCCGACCCGCCCGACCGAGAGGACCACCGTTCCTGGCGCAAGGTCCTCGAGCACGAAGGCCCCTGCGGTATCGGTGAAGGTCCAGGGCCGCCGTCCTTCCACCTGGACCCAGGCGTCCGCCAGCGGAGCCTCCGGGCCCCGGCCGGCGTCGAACACGATCCCCACCACGCGGGCCGTTCGGAGCCCCGACCCGGGTGCGGCCGCCAGCAGCGCCGGAGCCAACAGGGCCAGCACACCGAGGGCGGACCCCGCGGCCCGCCGGGGTGGGCGTTGCGCCCAGGACCGGCTGCGTAGCGAAGTAGGGATGCGCACGAGGTCCTCACCTGGACAAGGGACGCTTTCCCGCTCTGACACCGCTCCGGGCCGCGGCGTTGCGGGTCACCGGAGCGGAAACGGGGTGGCCCCGGACGAGGCCACCCCGCTCCATCACCTACGACACCACCGTCGAGGCAGTGACGTCAGCTCTTCGGGAGACAGCGCTGCTGCGCGTCGTCCTCGATGTTGGCGTTGTTGATGGCCTCGTCGTCGGCGATCGCGAATTTGATCGGCCGGCTGGCGGGCCGTTCCGGATCGTTCATGGCGGCGAAGACCTCCCGGGTGAGCCCCAGGCGCGCCAGGTCGGAGGCGCGGATGCCCTCCATGAACGTCTCGGCGAACCGCTCGTGCAGCAGGTACTCGAAGACCAGATCCGAATCCGTGGTGGCCGCATGCGGCGTAAGTCCCGCCGCCGAGCGCAGCGCGTTGATCCGGTCCATGGCCTCCCCGAGCTCCCCGCGACGCCAGTAGACCTCGGCCTCGATCAGCCGCATCTCCTCCGAGTCCACCAGGGGGATGTCCGATCCGCGCTCGTTGTACTTCCACTGACTGTAGTGCGGGGTCACGCCGTCCACGCCGATGGCCCCGTCGTACCAGATCGGCACGCGCGGGTCCAGCTCGTCCGTGTAGGGATCGCGCAGGCCGACCACATCCTGGTCCACCAGGTGCCACCACTTCTCGCGGACCCCCGCCGCCCGGTTGAAGTCCCGGGTCGTGAGCGTCACCAGCGAGTTGTTCTGGCGTCCGCTGTTCTCCGAGAACAGCGACAGCTTCTCGAACCCGTCGGGAATCTGCTGCGCGTCGGCCAGCGCCAGGTCGTACTGACCCAGCAACAGGTGCGCGCGGGCACGCATCGCGGTGTTGACGGTGACCCATTCGGTCGCACCCGCCGCCTGGGCGGTGGCGATCGCGTCCGTCAGAGCCGTCACCGCCCGCTCCAGCACCTGCTGGTCCGACACCGCCTCTCCGCTGGGATCGACGGGTGCCTCACAGAAGGCCTGGCCTACCAGCACGCGTGAGATCGCGCCTGCCGAGCGCACCTGCGCCGTCAGCGGGCTGGACGCGGCCTCGGCTTCGCCCAGGACGCGAACGAAGCGGGCTTCGGCGTCCTCGGCGAACCACTGCACGCGCATCAGCGTGTTGTATACCGCATCGACATTGGGCTGGTTGGCATAGGTGAACCGCCCATGGTCCACGTCGTCGTACTGTGCCCAGGTCCCCGTGTGCTGGTAGACGTCACCCAGCAGCTCGGTCTGGATCACGTACTCGTCCATCGTGGAAAACAGGTCTCCCTCCACGCCGGACGCCACCGCGGCCAGGGCGCCGTCCAGATCCTCGGAGGTGTAGCGTTGAGGATCCGAGACGTCCAGGAGGCTGTCACATCCGGAGGTCCCCACCGCCAGCAACACGGCGCCGGTCGCGACCCGGATGAGGTTCTTGGTCATCATCTGCCTCCTCCTCAGAACGCGGTCCGCAGGGTGAATGTGAACTTCCGCGGTTGGGGCATGGCCAGGAAGCCGCTGAAGTTGCTGTCGTCTCCGCCGCGGTAGGCCATGCTGGGGTCCCAGCAGTTGCAGTCGTCCCACCACCAGAGGTTGTAGCCGGCCAGCGACACGGACGTGCGGCCCGCGCCGATCCGGTCCGACAGGGACGCCGGCAGCGTCCAGCTCAGCGAGACCTCCTGGATCCGGATCTGGTCGCGGCTGTCGTAGGCGCTGACCAGCGTCCAATAGTTCAGGATGGAGTCCGTGGCCGGGGTCGGGTCTCCGGCCGCGTCCAGCGTCCGCAGATACTCGTCACCCGCGCGCTGGCGCACGCGGTACGGGCGATCGCCGTTCGAGAAGGTGGCTCCCCATTCGCCCCGCAACTGACCGTAGATGCGGAAGTCCCCGAAGGTGAGCGTGTTCGAGAAGGCGCCGTTGTACTTGGGCAGCGGCTGCCCGCGGAACACGGCGGTGTCGGAGCGGCTGTGGGTGCGGGTGGCGGCGTCCCAGCCCGTGATCTCACGATCGAACAGCGCGCCCACCGGATAGCCTTCGCGGAAGTTGCCCAGTCGGCCACGATCGGCCGTGGGCCCCAGGTCGACGATCTCGTTCTGGTTCCAGTCGAAGTTGACGTTGGTGTTCCAGCGCAGGTTCTGGTTCGCGATCGGCGTGGCGTTGAGCGACACCTCGACGCCCTGGTTGGAGATCTCGCCGACGTTCTGCAGCTGTGCCTGGCTGAAGCCCTCGCTCGGCGGCAGCTGGATCTGCAGCAGCGCGTCCTTGGTGCGCGCGTTGAAGTAGGTGAACGTCAGACCCAACCGGTCCTCCAGGAAGCCGGCGTCGAAGCCCACCTCGATCTCCGAGGTCTTCTCGGGCTCGAGGTCGGCGTTCCCCGGGTTGAGCGGGGTGACGCCCGGTGCGTCGTTGAGCACCGCCGTGGCGTCGTAGGTCTGGAACTGGTCGAAGGCGCCGGGGAACTTGCCTGCCTGGCCCCACGCCGCACGCAGCTTCAGGCTGCTCACCATGTCGGGCAGGATATCGTCCTCGGAGGTGAGGTTGTACGCCAGGTCCGCCTTGGGGTAGGCCTGCAGGCCGTAGTTGGCGCCGAAGGCGCTGTTGCCGTCCACGCGCATGCCCACCGTGGCGAACAGGCGATCATTGAGCTCG is from Gemmatimonadota bacterium and encodes:
- a CDS encoding OmpW family outer membrane protein, with the protein product MRSLRSVCLAVLALGLAAPLAAQSGNGPWMVRIRALSLTPADQSDAIPSLNVPADAITVSSKVFPEIDIVRFFGPHFAAELVLTYPQEHDVELSGTKIGTFKHLPPTLLAQYHLLAEGRLRPYVGAGVNLTLISDVDLNVPGVGALDLEDSSVGWAVQAGADVALQEGFFLNVDVKKVAIGSDVLAGGSAVSAVKVDPWLISVGLGLRF
- a CDS encoding carboxypeptidase regulatory-like domain-containing protein, whose product is MRIPTSLRSRSWAQRPPRRAAGSALGVLALLAPALLAAAPGSGLRTARVVGIVFDAGRGPEAPLADAWVQVEGRRPWTFTDTAGAFVLEDLAPGTVVLSVGRVGYTSRTDTLELRDDESLQVSVPLAVEPVELAPLTVTVRSRVLETRGFYLRRAGGSGGVFFTREDVEERRIRDVTELLDGLPGVSVIQDGVSGARVVFRNAVSLRQGGMCDPSLFLDGVKSQIRVYDLILDPAHIEGIEVYRGGVPGRFNDPCGAVLVWTRVP
- a CDS encoding di-heme oxidoredictase family protein, giving the protein MHRRLRFRPAFLGFALPAILGACGDAVPPPAPGDPLPGLEAGALEAFQAGRALFDRDFTEVEGLGPLFNQRRCSSCHDVPTLGGSGVEAVRKATRWEDDRCDLLRAQGGDNLQARATAALSAHGILREDRPAEATAAVDLAAPALYGLGLVDRIPEAALLAGEDPEDANGDGIRGRAARDAAGRVLRFGRKGDAPDLRGFIAGALIEEMGLTTAEHPAERGPNGAALPDGVDPAPDPEVPDASLDLLVAYVSGLAPVAPERLETRAAADTVRAGEAVFEAIGCASCHRPELQTGPDPDPVWDERPVRLYSDLLLHDLGPERAGICGADAGPSEVRTAPLMGLRLRPSLLHDASTQRLEGALTVHGGEAANARARFLTLDPERRSALLRFLSTL
- a CDS encoding DUF1028 domain-containing protein yields the protein MRVHRFTFLLCALTVLPGASLLHAQDTSAAEWPPVATFSILGYDSATGEVGVAVQSRVFSVGNGVVWGEAGVGVVATQAIVDVSYGPQALELLRQGLSPEEVVRRVWEGDPDPRPGDWTKQGRQFSVMSADGRVATYTGPEASEWAGHRIGRWCSAQGNILAGPEVVDGMVRAFEETEGHLSLRLQAALEAGQAAGGDRRGMQSAAMLIVKEDGGVWLNNDVVLRLQVDDAEQPLAELRRLVEMAAAQRERIQRSRR
- a CDS encoding RagB/SusD family nutrient uptake outer membrane protein; this encodes MMTKNLIRVATGAVLLAVGTSGCDSLLDVSDPQRYTSEDLDGALAAVASGVEGDLFSTMDEYVIQTELLGDVYQHTGTWAQYDDVDHGRFTYANQPNVDAVYNTLMRVQWFAEDAEARFVRVLGEAEAASSPLTAQVRSAGAISRVLVGQAFCEAPVDPSGEAVSDQQVLERAVTALTDAIATAQAAGATEWVTVNTAMRARAHLLLGQYDLALADAQQIPDGFEKLSLFSENSGRQNNSLVTLTTRDFNRAAGVREKWWHLVDQDVVGLRDPYTDELDPRVPIWYDGAIGVDGVTPHYSQWKYNERGSDIPLVDSEEMRLIEAEVYWRRGELGEAMDRINALRSAAGLTPHAATTDSDLVFEYLLHERFAETFMEGIRASDLARLGLTREVFAAMNDPERPASRPIKFAIADDEAINNANIEDDAQQRCLPKS
- a CDS encoding pyridoxal-phosphate dependent enzyme, with the protein product MKPLEPVPLEEIHLARDRIAGAAVRTPLVRLNAEGGPAEVWLKLENLQPIGSFKLRGASNALASAPRDRLQDGVYTASAGNMAQGVAWNARRLGVPCRVVVPESAPRTKLDAIARLGGETIPKPFAEWWQVLVEHGHPDVDGYFVHPVSDPRVLAGNATIGLEIVEDLPDVDAVVVAYGGGALSCGIACAVQALKPGTPVYAAEVETAAPFAASLAAGSPQGVEWVPSFVDGIGSRGVLPEMWPLARSVLAGSIVSPLADVAAAVRLLVERNRVVAEGAGAAAVAAALSGRAGPGRVVAVVSGGNIDLATLARILGGADA